One window of the Triticum dicoccoides isolate Atlit2015 ecotype Zavitan chromosome 3B, WEW_v2.0, whole genome shotgun sequence genome contains the following:
- the LOC119275848 gene encoding pentatricopeptide repeat-containing protein At2g37320-like — MLLGLSKRRRGTTSCTCRSVCPWTTSAMHKHSHLLWYRFSSHLPSLSPIRLCVANFGTHLPPGRSTKQGGRGIHDALRVLHLMLGKAYNGKEEGPSHHRIINDCMHDILGAQLGNHGMLNGKVQFVSSSNNTEQILPGTVDSHDISASPSMNKLAKGNKFMLLVELHKRGISADISILASAMSFCAVKQSIRGGAQLHALLVKVGYELSVLSGTSLISLYARCCQLENACQVFQNMPIKNTVSWTALISGYAQDNQVEPCLQVFQLMRQSVCRPNDITFATIFSVCTNHALLALGKSVHGLELRMGFDLCVHVSNALISMYAKCGNIIEAQSIFESIMCKDLVSWNSMIFGYSQHGLADRCLSLLKEMEEEQIVPDVISFLGILSSCRHACLVEEGRRCFKAMIGLGIEPELDHYSCMVDLLGRAGLLDEAWDLIHTMSTPPNAVIWGSLLAACRMHGNIPIGIHAAEHRLKLEPGCAATHVQLANLYASIDCWSDVARVRMMMKEGGLKTNTGCSWIEIGSKVYTFTAENRSKSHQVNNVLAVLDCLRSRMEYKHDVLIDGFEFDDPQ, encoded by the coding sequence ATGCTTCTAGGCCTCTCCAAACGGAGGCGTGGCACGACTTCCTGCACTTGCCGTTCGGTTTGCCCATGGACAACTTCGGCCATGCACAAGCATAGCCATCTACTCTGGTACCGTTTCAGCagccatttaccatcattgtcaccAATTCGTCTGTGCGTGGCGAATTTTGGCACTCACTTACCACCCGGGAGATCAACAAAGCAAGGGGGGCGTGGCATCCATGATGCATTGAGAGTTTTGCACCTCATGCTAGGGAAGGCATATAATGGCAAGGAGGAAGGTCCGTCTCATCACCGCATTATCAATGATTGTATGCATGACATCTTGGGAGCTCAGTTAGGAAATCATGGTATGCTTAATGGAAAAGTGCAGTTCGTTAGCTCAAGCAATAATACAGAGCAAATTTTACCCGGTACCGTTGATTCTCATGATATCTCTGCTTCTCCTTCCATGAATAAACTCGCAAAGGGAAACAAGTTTATGCTACTTGTGGAGTTGCACAAGAGAGGAATAAGTGCGGATATATCTATTTTAGCATCTGCCATGAGCTTTTGTGCTGTTAAGCAATCCATTAGGGGAGGTGCTCAGCTCCATGCTCTACTGGTGAAAGTTGGTTATGAATTGTCAGTCCTTTCTGGTACCTCTCTGATTAGCTTATATGCAAGGTGTTGTCAGCTGGAGAACGCTTGTCAGGTTTTTCAGAACATGCCAATCAAAAATACTGTGTCGTGGACAGCACTAATTTCTGGTTATGCGCAGGATAATCAGGTTGAGCCATGCCTCCAGGTATTTCAGCTGATGAGGCAGTCTGTGTGCAGGCCTAATGACATCACATTTGCCACTATCTTCAGTGTGTGCACTAATCACGCACTTCTTGCACTTGGTAAGAGTGTTCACGGTCTAGAACTGAGAATGGGTTTTGATTTGTGTGTGCACGTCTCAAATGCACTGATATCAATGTATGCAAAGTGCGGGAATATAATTGAGGCCCAATCAATATTTGAAAGCATTATGTGCAAGGACCTGGTTTCTTGGAACTCCATGATCTTTGGATATTCACAGCATGGCCTTGCTGACCGTTGTCTAAGCTTACTAAAAGAAATGGAGGAGGAGCAGATAGTGCCTGATGTAATCTCCTTCCTTGGCATCCTGTCATCATGTCGGCATGCATGCCTTGTAGAGGAAGGCCGGCGCTGCTTCAAGGCAATGATTGGACTTGGAATAGAACCAGAGTTAGATCACTACTCGTGTATGGTAGACCTCCTTGGCCGGGCAGGATTGCTCGATGAAGCATGGGATTTGATCCATACAATGTCCACGCCCCCAAATGCAGTCATATGGGGTTCTCTGCTGGCTGCTTGTAGGATGCATGGAAACATTCCGATTGGCATCCATGCTGCAGAGCACCGTCTTAAGCTGGAGCCAGGTTGTGCGGCAACTCATGTACAGCTAGCAAACCTATACGCTAGCATTGATTGCTGGAGTGATGTGGCCAgagtgaggatgatgatgaaggAGGGAGGACTGAAGACGAACACTGGATGCAGCTGGATAGAAATCGGCAGTAAGGTTTATACTTTCACAGCAGAAAACAGATCAAAGAGCCACCAAGTAAACAATGTCCTGGCTGTTCTTGACTGCTTGCGATCTCGTATGGAATACAAACATGATGTGCTGATAGATGGTTTTGAGTTTGATGACCCTCAATAG